In a single window of the Pseudomonas entomophila genome:
- a CDS encoding asparaginase, which yields MRAVKNLLVLYTGGTIGMLQTTEGLAPAGGFEARMREHFAASGDAPTLQWSLRELNPLIDSANMQQANWLAMRDAIVEAVERDNHDGVLVLHGTDTLAYSAAALSFLLLGLPVPVLLTGSMLPAGVPDSDAWANLVGALNLFESGLEDGVQLYFHGQLLHGCRASKLRSEAFDAFAVLPRHREGERAPELPTRLDYRQPRQPVKLAVMPVFPGLAAEHLRGLFDSGIQGLVLECYGSGTGPSDDQALLDVLHDARQGGVMIVAISQCPEGSVVFDTYAAGSRLRDTGLVSGGGMTREAALGKLFALLGAGLDVQAAEHWFALDLCGERA from the coding sequence ATGCGTGCAGTCAAGAATCTTCTCGTCCTATACACCGGTGGCACCATCGGCATGCTGCAGACCACCGAAGGCCTCGCGCCGGCCGGTGGCTTCGAAGCGCGCATGCGCGAGCACTTCGCCGCCAGCGGCGATGCGCCGACACTGCAATGGTCGCTGCGTGAACTGAACCCACTGATCGACAGCGCCAACATGCAACAGGCCAACTGGCTGGCGATGCGTGACGCCATCGTCGAGGCGGTCGAACGCGACAACCACGACGGCGTGCTGGTGCTGCACGGCACCGACACCCTGGCCTACAGCGCCGCAGCCCTGTCGTTCCTGTTGCTGGGCCTGCCGGTGCCGGTGCTGCTGACCGGTTCCATGCTGCCAGCCGGCGTGCCGGACAGCGACGCCTGGGCCAACCTGGTCGGCGCCCTGAATCTGTTCGAAAGCGGCCTGGAAGACGGCGTGCAGTTGTACTTCCACGGCCAGTTACTGCACGGCTGCCGCGCCTCGAAGCTGCGCAGCGAGGCGTTCGACGCCTTCGCCGTACTGCCCCGCCATCGTGAGGGCGAGCGCGCGCCTGAGCTGCCGACTCGCCTGGACTACCGTCAGCCACGCCAGCCGGTCAAGCTGGCGGTCATGCCGGTGTTCCCAGGCCTTGCCGCCGAGCACCTGCGTGGCCTGTTCGACAGTGGCATCCAGGGCTTGGTACTGGAGTGCTATGGCAGTGGTACCGGGCCATCCGACGACCAGGCACTGCTCGACGTGCTGCACGACGCCCGCCAGGGTGGCGTGATGATCGTCGCCATCAGCCAATGCCCGGAAGGGTCGGTGGTGTTCGACACTTACGCGGCCGGCAGCCGCCTGCGTGATACCGGGCTGGTCAGTGGCGGCGGCATGACCCGCGAGGCAGCGCTGGGCAAACTGTTTGCGCTGCTAGGCGCAGGGTTGGACGTGCAGGCGGCGGAGCATTGGTTCGCGCTGGACCTGTGCGGCGAACGCGCTTAG